The Mustelus asterias unplaced genomic scaffold, sMusAst1.hap1.1 HAP1_SCAFFOLD_4664, whole genome shotgun sequence genome segment GCTGGTTTAATTGAGGGGGTTCGAGAGAGAACTGGATTGTTATCCGAAAGGGAAGAATGTGAGGGGATTATggctgggagagggcgggggaacgAGGTGAGTGGCTGGTGTAGAAGCCAGCATCACGCAAAGGGCAGAACGGCTTCCTCCCACGTTTAAACGTCGACACACTGGTGTGGTCAGGCAGGAAActgccaaaattgcacacagcaagatcccaaggaTAGCAACATGCAATCTCGCCATTTCCTTTCTTGGAGTCACCGTGGTGAAGGGGGTAAATACCGGGGCTGGGGCCCGGGCACTGAACCCGTGGTTCGGGACAGCAGCCGGCTTGATGGGGAGAAGTCTCTCGTGTGGCACTTCCTCCAGAAGCTTCCTCTTTTGACCTCACCTTGACCTGCTGCAGCTTGCTGCGGATCTCCATGAAACCCATGTGCAGGCGACCCCGGAAGTGATCGGCCAATCGCTTGTCCTTCTCCTGGAGGCCCAGGTACGCTCCGCACACGTCACAAACTCGCAGCTTCTGCTGCTGCAGGCTGCATGTCGGAATGTTGTTGCGATATTCTTGCTGCcagtcacagacagagagacgcggtgagagacagtgagagcaaCTCAAATACCCTCCCTCCAACTCCCCAGACACGCAGGTGGCCGGGATCGATCTGTGCCAAGAGTGGCAGAAATGTCAAGTGGAGGCAGTGGGATTTGGGATTGAAACAGggaaatggggagagagcgggagagtgggattagtttgggattgaaacagggaaatggggagagagtggggcagtgggattagtttggggattgatacagggctatggggagagagcggggcagtgggattagtttgggatttaaaaagggctatggggagagagtgggagagtgggattagtttggggattgatacagggctatggggagagagcggggcagtgggattagtttggggattgatacagggctatggggagagagcggggcagtgggattagtttgaggattgatacagggctatggggagagagtggggcagtgggatcagtttgggattgatacagggctatggggagagagtggggcagtgggatcagtttgggattgatacagggctatggggagagagcggggcagtgggattagtctggaattgatacagggctaaggGGAGAGAGTGGAACTGTGGGATTAgtctggggattgatacagggctatggggggagagcggggcagtgggattattttggggattgatacagggctatggggagagagcgaggcagtgggattagtttggggattgatacagggctatggggagagagcggggcagtgggattagtttgggattgatacagggctatggggagagagcggggcagtgggattagtttgggattgatacaggtctggggggagagagcggggcagtgggattagtttggggattgatacagggctatggggagagagcggcggcagtgggattagtttggggattgatacagggctatggggagagagcggcggcagtgggattagtttgggattgatacagggctatggggagagagcggggcagtgggattagtttgggattgatacagggcagtgggattagtttgggattgatacagggctatggggggagagcggggcagtgggattattttggggattgatacagggctatggggagagagcggcggcagtgggattagtttgggattgatacagggctatggggagagagcggggcagtgggattagtttgggattgatacagggctatggggagagagcggggcagtgggattagtttgggattgatacagggctatggggggagagcggggcagtgggattattttggggattgatacagggcgatggggagagagcgaggcagtgggattagtttggggattgatacagggctatggggagagagcggggcagtgggattagtttgggattgatacagggctatggggagagagcgggacagtgggattagtttgggattgatacagggctatggggggagagcggggcagtgggattattttggggattgatacagggctatggggagagagcgaggcagtgggattagtttggggattgatacagggctatt includes the following:
- the LOC144491183 gene encoding putative RNA-binding protein Luc7-like 1; amino-acid sequence: MDIGACKKLHDVALRADYLNAAKSRDYLFEKEAMDVLEQFLDDCDRKAQQDKNKLVLVQKSFSTEIIAKVEKVQMLNEDIGKLLARAEVLGSNGILDQSQRVLEEVDRLTQLKKESEQEYRNNIPTCSLQQQKLRVCDVCGAYLGLQEKDKRLADHFRGRLHMGFMEIRSKLQQVKVRSKEEASGGSATRETSPHQAGCCPEPRVQCPGPSPGIYPLHHGDSKKGNGEIACCYPWDLAVCNFGSFLPDHTSVSTFKRGRKPFCPLRDAGFYTSHSPRSPALSQP